The proteins below come from a single Vidua chalybeata isolate OUT-0048 chromosome 1, bVidCha1 merged haplotype, whole genome shotgun sequence genomic window:
- the TTC39C gene encoding tetratricopeptide repeat protein 39C, translated as MAGSEQREDGEAPLPIEDSELALAGINMLLNNGFRESDQLFKKYRNHSPLMSFGASFVSFLNAMMTFEEEKMQLACDDLKATEKLCESEEAGVIETIKNKIKKNVDGRKSTLSMIDRLQRQIIVADCQVYLAVLSFVKQELSAYIKGGWILRKAWKIYNKCYTDINTLQEIHQKKTTQESLTSDAANDNHIAAEGVTEDSLNRLKGAVSFGYGLFHLCISMVPPNLLKIINLLGFPGDRLQGLSSLMYASESKDMKAPLATLALLWYHTVVRPFFALDGSDNKAGLKEAKEILAKKESAYPNSSLFMFFKGRIQRLECQINSALTSFHTALELATDQREIQHVCLYEIGWCSMIEMNFKDAFESFERLKNESRWSQCYYAYLTAVCQGATGDVNGAQNVFKEVQKLFKRKNNQIEQFSVKKADRFRKQIPTKELCVLASIEVLYLWKALPNCSLSNLQHMSQACHDVDDSSAAGLRNLLLGAIHKCLGNSEDAVQYFQRAAKDELCRQSNLYVQPYACYELGCILLDNPETVPRGKTLLLQAKEEFTGYDFENRLHVRIHAALASLREVVPQ; from the exons ATGGCCGGCTCGGAGCAGCGGGAGGACGGGGAAGCGCCGCTGCCCATCGAGGATTCGGAGCTGGCGCTGGCCGGCATCAACATGCTGCTGAACAACGGCTTCCGCGAGTCCGACCAGCTCTTCAAGAAATACAG aaacCATAGCCCATTAATGAGTTTTGGAGCCAGTTTTGTCAGTTTTTTG AATGCCATGATGACAtttgaagaggagaaaatgcaaCTGGCATGTGATGACTTAAAGGCTACAGAGAAACTTTGTGAAAGTGAAGAAGCTGGAGTTATAGAAACAatcaagaataaaattaaaaagaat GTTGATGGACGAAAATCTACTCTATCCATGATAGATCGTCTGCAAAGACAAATAATTGTAGCAGACTGTCAAGTCTACTTGGCTGTGCTCTCATTTGTAAAACAAGAGTTATCAG cGTACATAAAAGGTGGGTGGATACTCCGAAAAGCCTGGAAAATTTACAATAAGTGCTATACGGACATTAATACACTTCAGGAAATACATCAGAAGAAAACAACTCAGGAATCCTTGACTTCTGACGCTGCAAATGATAATCATATTGCTGCAGAAGGTGTAACGGAGGATTCGCTAAACAGACTGAAAGGTGCTGTTAGCTTTGGATATGGACTTTTTCATCTTTGCATATCCATGGTGCCCCCAAACCTGCTCAAAATCATCAACCTGCTGGGTTTTCCTGGAGACCGCCTACAGGGGCTTTCCTCACTGATGTATGCAAGTGAAAGTAAGGACATGAAGGCCCCTTTAGCTAC ATTAGCTCTGTTGTGGTACCACACAGTTGTTCGTCCCTTTTTTGCCCTTGATGGCAGTGATAACAAGGCAGGATTGAAGGAGGCAAAAGAAATTCTTGCAAAAAAAGAATCTGCATATCCAAATTCTTCTCTGTTCATGTTCTTCAAGGGAAGGATACAGCGATTAGAG TGTCAAATTAATAGTGCCTTGACCTCATTTCATACTGCTTTGGAACTTGCAACAGACCAAAGGGAGATTCAACATGTCTGCTTATATGAAATAG GTTGGTGCAGCATGATAGAGATGAACTTCAAAGATGCCTTTGAATCCTTCGAAAGGCTTAAAAATGAATCCAGGTGGTCCCAGTGCTACTATGCTTATTTAACAGCAG TGTGTCAGGGAGCCACTGGTGATGTCAATGGTGCTCAGAATGTGTTCAAGGAAGTTCAGaagcttttcaaaagaaaaaacaatcagATTGAacaattttcagtgaaaaag GCAGATAGATTTAGGAAACAAATACCAACCAAAGAGCTCTGTGTCCTGGCATCCATTGAAGTATTGTACTTATGGAAAGCCCTTCCAAACTGTTCCCTCTCGAACTTACAGCATATGAGTCAAG CTTGTCATGATGTGGATGATTCATCGGCTGCTGGTTTGAGGAATTTGCTTCTCGGTGCCATACACAAATGTTTAGGAAATTCTGAGGATGCTGTTCAG TACTTTCAGCGAGCTGCTAAAGATGAACTCTGCCGTCAAAGCAACTTGTATGTCCAGCCATATGCTTGCTATGAACTTGGCTGTATCCTGTTGGACAATCCAGAG ACTGTGCCAAGAGGCAAAACATTACTGCTCCAAGCCAAG gaggAATTTACTGGCTATGACTTTGAGAACAGATTGCACGTCCGCATACACGCAGCCTTAGCCTCTCTAAGGGAAGTGGTTCCACAGTGA